One window of Desulfonatronovibrio magnus genomic DNA carries:
- a CDS encoding pyridoxal phosphate-dependent aminotransferase, whose amino-acid sequence MISKRCSALKPFYVMEILEKAREMEKSGSKIIHLEIGEPDFDTPECVKKAAVKAMEQGETHYTHSLGILELRQTISEHYAKTYNVDIDPGRIIVTSGTSPAMFMLFSALLHPQDEVIISDPHYACYPSFICFAGGTPVRVRVSQENGFQLTAELVQKHLTERTKGIFINSPANPTGNLTPPETLASLCRLGPYVISDEIYHGLVYKGNEHTALEFSDEVFVLNGFSKLYAMTGWRLGYLIAPQPFVRTLQIVHQNFFISANSVAQWAGIAALKEADQDVARMKTIYNDRREYMLSRLEDMGFGITIEPTGAFYILANASFLSDNSYELAFDILDKAGVGVAPGIDFGQGAEGYLRFSYANSLENIKTGMDRLQKYVELHA is encoded by the coding sequence ATGATCTCAAAAAGATGCTCAGCTCTAAAACCTTTCTATGTTATGGAAATACTGGAAAAGGCACGGGAAATGGAAAAAAGTGGCTCTAAAATCATTCATCTGGAAATCGGTGAACCTGATTTTGACACACCGGAATGCGTAAAAAAAGCAGCAGTCAAGGCCATGGAGCAAGGAGAAACACATTATACTCACAGCCTGGGGATTCTTGAGCTCAGGCAGACCATTAGCGAGCACTACGCCAAAACATACAATGTCGATATTGATCCAGGAAGGATCATCGTAACCTCGGGCACATCACCTGCCATGTTCATGCTCTTTTCAGCACTGCTGCATCCACAAGATGAAGTAATTATCTCTGATCCCCATTACGCCTGTTATCCCAGTTTTATATGTTTTGCTGGAGGAACCCCCGTTCGAGTGAGGGTCAGTCAGGAAAATGGATTCCAACTGACTGCCGAACTTGTTCAAAAACATCTAACTGAACGTACCAAAGGCATTTTCATCAATTCTCCGGCCAATCCCACAGGAAACCTCACACCACCTGAAACCCTTGCCAGCTTATGCAGACTTGGGCCTTATGTTATCTCTGATGAAATATACCACGGCCTTGTTTATAAAGGCAATGAGCACACTGCCCTTGAATTTTCCGACGAAGTGTTTGTACTTAATGGCTTTTCCAAACTGTATGCCATGACTGGCTGGAGACTGGGTTACCTGATAGCTCCTCAACCTTTTGTGAGAACATTGCAGATAGTTCACCAGAACTTTTTCATTTCTGCCAATTCTGTTGCCCAATGGGCCGGGATTGCAGCCCTTAAGGAGGCTGACCAGGACGTTGCCCGTATGAAAACCATTTATAATGACAGAAGAGAATACATGCTGAGCAGGCTCGAAGATATGGGCTTCGGCATCACCATTGAACCTACTGGAGCCTTTTACATCCTTGCCAATGCTTCATTTCTTTCAGATAATTCTTATGAGCTGGCTTTTGACATTTTAGATAAAGCCGGGGTTGGCGTAGCTCCAGGCATTGATTTTGGTCAGGGCGCTGAAGGCTATTTACGGTTTTCCTACGCCAATTCATTAGAGAACATCAAAACAGG